One region of Rana temporaria chromosome 9, aRanTem1.1, whole genome shotgun sequence genomic DNA includes:
- the TOR4A gene encoding torsin-4A: MDNMEPIPEAPATEHKISLVTPIRAAIRIRRKIRTFKKSHLALDLSGKRPLDNNKSCLFRRQLSTEHSIYRPSSCETPNFFKFDTPTLEQVTLSSLKRKKKRKKSRAVLYPGNSKRYLPVEQKSKAKRCLMLLVGIICFQILNAIENLDDNVIKYELDGLEKTMHREVFGQKYAIEGIMDHLKDYLATHCHNKPLVMSMNGPSGVGKSHMGRILAKHFRAVMDNDFVIQYYVMHNCPKDSDIEACKNSLVDLISDMVTRAEIEEKIPVFIFDEMEHMPLPLLDTLQSYFYLNQNNEYLNAVYILISNIGGNEVTKFILQNSSSDVLNVRQELKSIIQSSLKQHHRMWDIAEIVPFTLLEKSHIANCFLDELLREGFYPDNNNIESLTGQLKYYTTKDKQFSITGCKQVVAKVNLLHSYT; encoded by the coding sequence atggacaATATGGAACCTATTCCAGAGGCTCCAGCCACAGAACACAAAATCTCACTGGTCACTCCTATTCGTGCCGCAATCCGAATACGCAGAAAAAttcgaacatttaaaaaaagccaTCTTGCCTTGGATCTGTCTGGCAAGAGACCTTTGGATAATAATAAATCTTGCCTTTTTCGTCGGCAGCTGTCTACCGAGCATTCCATCtataggccctccagctgtgaaacacctaacttttttaaatttgacacTCCAACCTTGGAGCAGGTTACCTTAAGTAGTCTTAAGCGTAAGAAAAAACGTAAGAAGTCCAGAGCGGTACTTTATCCAGGAAACTCCAAAAGGTATTTACCAGTGGAACAGAAAAGCAAAGCAAAACGATGCCTAATGTTGTTAGTTGGGATCATTTGCTTCCAAATCTTGAATGCTATTGAGAacttggatgacaatgtgataaaatatgaactagatggacttgagaAAACAATGCATCGGGAAGTATTTGGACAAAAGTATGCCATTGAGGGAATAATGGATCACCTGAAGGACTACCTGGCAACTCATTGTCATAATAAGCCATTGGTGATGTCAATGAACGGCCCTAGTGGTGTTGGTAAGAGCCACATGGGACGTATATTGGCCAAGCACTTTCGTGCAGTCATGGACAATGATTTTGTTATACAATACTATGTCATGCACAACTGCCCGAAAGATAGTGATATTGAGGCTTGTAAGAACAGTTTAGTGGACTTGATCTCAGACATGGTGACTCGGgcagaaattgaggaaaaaaTTCCTGTCTTTATATTTGATGAAATGGAGCATATGCCCCTTCCACTTTTAGACACGTTACAAAGTTACTTTTACTTAAACCAAAACAATGAGTATCTCAATGCAGTCTACATCTTAATCAGCAACATTGGAGGAAATGAGGTGACCAAGTTCATCCTGCAAAATTCATCCAGCGATGTTTTGAACGTTCGGCAAGAACTGAAAAGCATTATCCAATCTTCTTTGAAACAGCACCACCGAATGTGGGATATTGCTGAAATTGTCCCTTTCACTTTGTTGGAGAAAAGCCATATCGCCAATTGCTTTTTAGATGAACTCTTACGGGAAGGGTTTTACCCAGACAATAACAACATTGAAAGCTTGACAGGACAGCTAAAATATTACACTACAAAGGACAAGCAATTCTCCATCACTGGGTGCAAACAGGTGGTAGCCAAAGTGAATCTTTTACATTCATACACATGA